A section of the Chloroflexota bacterium genome encodes:
- a CDS encoding aspartate carbamoyltransferase catalytic subunit: MTWHHHHVLDLDDFSREEIEAVLETASAMKEVLTRPVPKVPTLRGKRVFGLFYEPSTRTRASFELAAKTLSAEVVGITAQASSVVKGESLLDTIKTIEALGADAIIIRHPEAGAPYLAARYCRASIVNAGDGAHAHPTQALLDIFSLRQKIGGLEGLKVVIVGDILHSRVARSNIRGLRALGARVVLCGPPTLLPMSFADAYAGVEVEWDLERALEGAGAVIALRLQLERQQDLSPSLEEYVAFYQLNAQRLSRARPGAPILHPGPVNEGVEIDPEVARGPQSLIDEQVTNGVAVRMALLYLLLGGAHE; encoded by the coding sequence TTGACCTGGCATCACCACCATGTCCTGGACCTGGACGATTTCTCCCGAGAGGAGATAGAGGCCGTTCTGGAAACGGCCTCGGCTATGAAAGAGGTACTCACCCGTCCGGTGCCCAAGGTGCCCACCCTGCGGGGGAAAAGGGTCTTCGGCCTCTTCTATGAGCCCAGCACCCGCACCCGCGCCTCCTTTGAGCTGGCGGCCAAGACTCTAAGCGCCGAGGTGGTGGGCATCACCGCCCAGGCCTCCAGCGTGGTGAAGGGGGAGTCCCTTCTAGACACCATAAAGACCATCGAGGCCCTGGGGGCCGATGCCATCATCATCCGCCATCCCGAGGCAGGGGCCCCCTACCTGGCGGCCCGCTACTGCCGGGCCAGCATTGTCAATGCCGGAGACGGTGCCCATGCCCACCCCACCCAGGCCCTCCTGGACATCTTCAGCCTCAGGCAGAAGATAGGGGGCCTGGAGGGGCTGAAGGTGGTGATTGTGGGGGACATCCTCCACAGCCGGGTGGCCCGCTCCAATATCCGGGGCCTCAGGGCATTGGGGGCCCGGGTGGTCCTCTGTGGCCCCCCCACACTCCTCCCCATGAGCTTCGCCGATGCCTATGCCGGGGTGGAGGTAGAATGGGACCTGGAACGGGCCCTGGAAGGGGCGGGGGCAGTTATAGCCCTCCGGCTCCAGTTGGAGCGCCAGCAGGACCTCAGCCCCTCTCTGGAGGAGTATGTGGCCTTCTACCAACTCAACGCCCAGAGGCTTTCCCGGGCCCGGCCGGGGGCCCCCATCCTCCACCCCGGGCCAGTAAATGAAGGGGTGGAGATAGACCCAGAGGTGGCCCGCGGGCCTCAGTCCCTGATAGATGAACAGGTGACCAACGGGGTGGCGGTGCGGATGGCCCTGCTCTATCTCCTGCTGGGAGGTGCCCATGAGTGA
- the pyrR gene encoding bifunctional pyr operon transcriptional regulator/uracil phosphoribosyltransferase PyrR, protein MQEKVILNAEDFRRALTRIAHEVVERNKGGQEVVFVGLLTRGVPLAQRLARNIREFEGIEVPVGVLDIGLYRDDIPLGPPPQVRHTYIPGDITGKAVVLVDDVLYTGRSIRAAMDALMDYGRPRSIQLAVLVDRGHRELPVRPDYVGKNVPTSRDEEVIVRLAEVDGRDEVAIRKKETP, encoded by the coding sequence ATGCAGGAAAAGGTTATCCTCAACGCCGAGGACTTCCGCCGCGCCCTGACCCGCATCGCCCACGAGGTGGTGGAGAGGAACAAGGGGGGGCAGGAGGTGGTGTTTGTGGGCCTCCTCACCCGGGGGGTCCCCCTTGCCCAACGCCTGGCCAGGAATATCCGGGAGTTTGAAGGGATAGAGGTGCCGGTGGGGGTCCTGGATATCGGCCTCTACCGCGATGACATCCCCCTGGGGCCTCCCCCCCAGGTGCGCCACACCTATATCCCTGGCGATATCACGGGGAAGGCCGTGGTCCTGGTGGACGATGTGCTCTATACCGGGAGGAGCATCCGGGCGGCTATGGATGCCCTCATGGACTACGGCCGGCCGCGCTCAATTCAACTGGCGGTGCTGGTGGACCGGGGACACCGGGAGCTGCCCGTCCGGCCCGACTATGTGGGGAAGAATGTCCCCACCTCCCGGGATGAGGAGGTCATAGTGAGGCTGGCGGAGGTGGACGGGAGGGACGAGGTGGCCATCAGAAAGAAGGAGACACCTTGA
- a CDS encoding molybdenum cofactor guanylyltransferase, whose protein sequence is MGAVKPVVLILAGGKGLRLGREKAGVLLEGETLLGRAVRLTRPLGEVWVVGDGRPLPLLPGVRIVADILPGKGPLGALYTGLLLSPSHYALALACDMPFIRPELLGYLLSLAPGYDAVVPRVGELLEPLHAVYSRTCLPVLRDLLRQGKLSLLEVFTRVKVRYVEGREMGDTLPFFNINTPQDLEKAQTWLKET, encoded by the coding sequence ATGGGAGCAGTGAAGCCGGTGGTGCTCATCCTGGCCGGAGGGAAGGGCCTGCGCCTGGGCCGTGAGAAGGCGGGCGTATTGCTTGAGGGAGAAACCCTCCTGGGACGGGCCGTCCGCCTGACAAGGCCTCTGGGGGAGGTGTGGGTGGTGGGGGATGGGCGACCCCTCCCCCTTCTCCCAGGGGTGAGGATAGTAGCGGATATTCTCCCGGGGAAAGGCCCACTGGGGGCGCTCTACACCGGCCTGCTCCTCTCCCCCAGCCATTATGCCCTGGCCCTGGCCTGCGATATGCCCTTCATCAGGCCCGAGCTCCTGGGCTATCTTCTCTCCCTGGCCCCCGGCTATGATGCGGTTGTCCCCCGGGTGGGGGAGCTTTTAGAGCCCCTCCATGCCGTCTACTCCCGAACATGCCTCCCCGTCCTCAGAGACCTCCTGCGCCAGGGAAAGCTCTCCCTTCTGGAGGTGTTCACTCGAGTGAAGGTGCGCTATGTGGAGGGGAGGGAGATGGGGGACACCCTCCCCTTTTTCAACATCAATACTCCCCAGGACCTGGAAAAGGCCCAGACCTGGCTGAAAGAGACTTGA
- a CDS encoding hemerythrin domain-containing protein has translation MALEALKQAHRRGEAMLAHLERALASLDREGRPLEPIDEFLAFCDGELEAHFSQEEESLFPRLERAIGPGWTDESHAGGAPLPMEGRGRP, from the coding sequence GTGGCCCTGGAAGCCCTGAAGCAGGCCCACCGCCGGGGGGAGGCAATGCTGGCCCATCTGGAAAGGGCTTTGGCCTCTCTGGACAGAGAAGGTCGCCCCCTGGAACCTATTGATGAGTTCCTGGCCTTCTGCGATGGGGAGCTGGAGGCGCATTTTTCCCAGGAGGAGGAGAGCCTCTTCCCCCGGCTGGAGAGGGCCATCGGCCCGGGGTGGACCGATGAAAGCCATGCTGGAGGAGCACCTCTCCCTATGGAAGGCCGAGGACGCCCTTAA
- a CDS encoding flavodoxin family protein, which yields MTTLSVLGLAGSPRRGGNSDILVDEALAGAREAGASTEKIVLEGLAIRPCQNCDGCLHTGVCIIDDDMQAIHYKLKEADRLVLAAPVFFLGLPAQAKAVVDRCQALWMEKYIVKKRNMFARDGSRRKGLWLSVGGRKGLGNFDGARLTVKSFFATLDLEFSGEFLYPQIDPYRSILHHPIALDEARQAGKSLATPNPPVDQDSLTGNT from the coding sequence TTGACCACTCTTTCAGTTTTGGGCCTGGCGGGGAGCCCCCGGCGGGGGGGAAATAGCGATATCCTCGTAGATGAGGCCCTGGCGGGGGCCAGGGAGGCAGGTGCCAGCACCGAAAAGATCGTCCTGGAAGGGCTGGCAATCCGCCCCTGCCAGAACTGCGATGGCTGTCTCCACACCGGGGTCTGTATCATCGACGACGATATGCAGGCCATTCATTACAAGCTGAAGGAGGCCGACCGCCTGGTCCTGGCCGCCCCTGTCTTCTTCCTGGGCCTCCCCGCCCAGGCCAAGGCCGTGGTGGACCGTTGTCAGGCCCTGTGGATGGAGAAGTATATCGTCAAAAAGCGGAACATGTTCGCCCGAGACGGCAGCCGGCGGAAAGGCCTGTGGCTGTCGGTGGGGGGGAGGAAGGGGCTGGGAAACTTCGACGGGGCTCGCCTCACGGTGAAGAGCTTCTTCGCCACCCTGGACCTGGAGTTCTCCGGGGAATTCCTCTACCCCCAGATAGACCCCTACCGCTCCATCCTCCACCACCCCATCGCCCTGGATGAAGCCCGCCAAGCCGGAAAATCCCTGGCCACCCCCAATCCACCAGTTGACCAGGACTCATTGACAGGCAACACTTAA
- a CDS encoding rubrerythrin family protein has translation MELVNEVKIGVVKGTGVEEMVEGNFREETAEVGLYLAMARQAQREGYPEVGEALIRIAWEEAWHAAGYAELAGRISPSTRENLERMLQGEAAANRGKKEAVVKAKELGVDPAHDFFDESSRDEGRHARALEGLLKRYFGK, from the coding sequence ATGGAGCTGGTGAACGAGGTGAAGATAGGGGTGGTGAAGGGGACGGGTGTGGAGGAGATGGTGGAGGGGAACTTCCGGGAGGAGACGGCGGAGGTGGGGCTCTATCTGGCCATGGCCCGTCAGGCCCAGCGGGAGGGCTATCCCGAAGTGGGAGAGGCCCTCATCCGCATCGCCTGGGAGGAGGCGTGGCATGCGGCGGGGTATGCCGAGCTGGCAGGCAGGATTTCCCCGAGCACCCGGGAGAACCTGGAGAGGATGCTACAGGGCGAGGCTGCGGCCAACCGTGGAAAGAAGGAGGCCGTGGTGAAGGCCAAGGAGCTGGGGGTGGACCCCGCCCACGACTTCTTTGATGAGTCCAGCAGGGACGAGGGACGCCACGCCCGGGCCCTGGAGGGACTACTCAAGAGGTATTTCGGAAAATGA
- a CDS encoding transcriptional repressor, protein MRRSRAREVILEELKGLKTHPRGDELYELVRRRLPRLSLGTVYRNLDLFRREGLALEIACGDFNRYDGDTSPHSHFFCRACARLWDWEEEVGKKLESKGGFTLEGRYTVLYGLCPACRTTATGGVS, encoded by the coding sequence ATGAGACGGAGCCGGGCCCGGGAGGTGATTCTGGAGGAGCTGAAGGGGCTCAAGACCCACCCCCGGGGGGACGAGCTCTATGAGCTGGTCCGCCGGCGACTGCCCCGGCTCAGCCTGGGGACGGTCTACCGCAACCTGGACCTCTTCCGCCGGGAGGGACTGGCCCTGGAGATAGCCTGTGGCGACTTCAACCGCTATGATGGCGATACCTCGCCCCACAGCCACTTCTTTTGCCGAGCCTGCGCCCGCCTCTGGGACTGGGAAGAAGAGGTTGGGAAGAAGCTGGAGAGCAAAGGGGGCTTCACTCTTGAGGGGCGCTACACGGTCCTCTACGGCCTCTGCCCCGCCTGCCGCACTACAGCCACGGGCGGTGTCTCGTGA
- a CDS encoding rhodanese-like domain-containing protein: MNNKRTLSLLLLIALLLVEACRSGAGDGAKPGYRSIEPEALHSMLAQEDFLLVNVHIPYEGRIPGTDTFIPYNEIDNNRNRLPADKGAKIAVYCMTGSMSEIATRRLVELGYTQVLDLKGGMLAWQRQGYPLEDWAR; encoded by the coding sequence GTGAACAACAAGAGAACCCTGAGCCTGCTACTGCTCATTGCGTTGCTGCTTGTTGAAGCCTGCCGGTCGGGGGCAGGGGACGGAGCCAAGCCAGGCTACCGCAGCATAGAGCCGGAGGCCCTCCATTCTATGCTGGCGCAGGAAGACTTTCTCCTGGTCAATGTCCACATCCCCTATGAAGGCAGGATTCCAGGCACTGATACTTTCATCCCCTACAATGAAATTGACAACAATCGCAACCGGCTACCCGCCGATAAGGGGGCCAAGATAGCTGTCTACTGCATGACCGGCTCTATGAGCGAGATTGCCACCCGCCGGCTGGTAGAGCTGGGATATACTCAGGTGCTGGACCTGAAAGGTGGAATGCTTGCCTGGCAGCGGCAGGGCTATCCTCTGGAGGACTGGGCAAGGTAA
- a CDS encoding ferritin, with product MKPEETRKLIDALNQDVSLELGAVIQYLWHHYMAEGMESPAVIDLFEKLAREEMGHLEGFAERVVDLGGEPNSQMAPIKKGGDLKKMVRDDMEGERNAIQVYKGHIRLAAELGDTTTRLMLEEVVSAEEGHAALWETTLGIKPGE from the coding sequence ATGAAACCGGAGGAAACGCGCAAGCTCATCGACGCCCTGAACCAGGACGTAAGCCTGGAGCTGGGGGCCGTCATCCAGTACCTCTGGCACCACTACATGGCCGAGGGTATGGAGAGTCCCGCCGTCATTGACCTCTTTGAGAAGCTGGCCCGGGAGGAGATGGGGCATCTGGAGGGGTTTGCCGAAAGGGTTGTGGACCTGGGTGGGGAGCCCAACAGCCAGATGGCCCCCATCAAGAAGGGCGGCGACCTGAAGAAGATGGTCCGGGACGATATGGAGGGGGAGCGCAATGCCATCCAGGTCTACAAGGGCCACATCCGCCTGGCCGCTGAGCTGGGGGATACCACCACACGGCTGATGCTGGAAGAGGTGGTGAGCGCTGAAGAGGGGCACGCCGCCCTCTGGGAGACCACTCTGGGAATCAAACCCGGGGAGTAG
- the gmhB gene encoding D-glycero-beta-D-manno-heptose 1,7-bisphosphate 7-phosphatase, with translation MRGYRAVFLDRDGTLVRDVHFCRRVEDLHLLPGVPQAVRLLNEEGFRVVVITNQSGIGRGYLTRETLAAIHRKLGEELGRRGAVVDAIYYCPHHPEEGCECRKPRPGLFLTAIRELGLDPAASYVVGDRERDLEPGRNLGCKAILVNTGPPEKHVAADFTAPSLLEAVRWIIGDGVSPEKPRR, from the coding sequence ATGCGGGGGTATAGGGCCGTCTTTCTGGACCGGGATGGCACCCTGGTCCGGGATGTCCACTTCTGCCGGAGGGTGGAGGACCTCCACCTCCTGCCCGGTGTGCCGCAGGCGGTAAGGCTCCTCAACGAAGAGGGTTTCAGGGTGGTGGTCATTACTAACCAGTCGGGCATTGGCCGGGGCTACCTCACCAGGGAGACCCTGGCTGCCATCCACAGGAAGCTGGGAGAGGAGCTGGGCCGCCGGGGTGCCGTGGTGGATGCTATCTACTATTGCCCCCATCACCCCGAGGAGGGGTGCGAGTGCAGAAAGCCCAGGCCAGGGCTGTTTCTTACAGCCATCAGGGAGCTGGGCTTGGACCCGGCAGCCTCCTATGTGGTGGGGGACAGAGAAAGGGACCTGGAACCGGGCAGGAACCTAGGGTGCAAGGCTATCCTGGTGAACACCGGCCCCCCGGAGAAACATGTGGCTGCTGACTTCACCGCCCCCAGCCTCCTGGAGGCGGTGCGCTGGATAATAGGGGACGGGGTCTCCCCAGAGAAACCCAGGCGCTGA
- a CDS encoding SIS domain-containing protein has protein sequence MLKVQSIAELANSYLAQVGESLARLPLEKIEPIILRLEEARLKRQQVFICGNGGSAATASHFACDLAKGAMVPHKPPIKAFPLTDSLPLLSAWANDLSYDEVFARKLAPWVQAGDVVIGISGSGNSRNVLNALRLAKEAGATTIGLTGFDGGKLRDMVDICLVVPSRSMEQIEDVHLLLCHLTTTCLREIGGTPDAGV, from the coding sequence ATGTTGAAGGTCCAGTCCATAGCGGAACTTGCCAATAGCTACCTGGCCCAGGTGGGGGAGAGCCTGGCCAGGCTGCCGCTGGAGAAGATAGAGCCGATTATCCTCCGCCTGGAGGAGGCCCGGCTGAAGAGACAGCAGGTCTTCATCTGTGGCAACGGGGGCTCGGCGGCCACCGCTTCCCATTTTGCCTGCGACCTGGCCAAGGGGGCCATGGTCCCCCACAAGCCCCCCATCAAGGCCTTTCCCCTCACCGATAGCCTGCCCCTCCTTTCTGCGTGGGCCAACGACCTTTCCTACGATGAGGTCTTCGCCCGCAAGCTCGCCCCCTGGGTCCAGGCCGGGGATGTGGTCATAGGGATAAGCGGCAGCGGCAATTCCCGGAATGTCCTCAATGCGCTCCGCCTGGCCAAAGAGGCGGGGGCCACCACCATCGGCCTCACCGGCTTTGATGGTGGGAAGCTCAGGGACATGGTGGATATCTGTCTGGTGGTGCCCAGCCGTTCTATGGAACAGATTGAGGATGTCCACCTCCTTCTCTGCCATCTTACCACTACCTGTCTGAGGGAAATCGGGGGGACCCCCGATGCGGGGGTATAG
- a CDS encoding SDR family oxidoreductase encodes MRALVTGGAGFIGSHLAERLLAEGHQVVVLDNLSAGRLKNLSHLHDRKGLSVHQADVADLDSIRPLFEGVDWVFHLAALADIVPSIVSPLAYHRANVWGTASVLEASRAAKVRRFIYAASSSCYGLPKIFPTPETAEIQPQYPYALTKYVGEQYVLHWGRVYGLPVLSLRLFNVYGPRSRTSGAYGAVFGVFLAQKLHGEPFTVVGDGTQSRDFTFVSDVAEAMVMAARSDLRQEALNVGSGQTHSVNRLVELLGGRVVHVPKRPGEPDRTHADISKIQSLLCWQPRVSFEDGVRVMLENIEYWREAPLWTPETIAEATRAWFQHLST; translated from the coding sequence ATGAGGGCACTGGTTACGGGAGGGGCGGGGTTCATCGGCAGCCACCTGGCGGAGCGTCTCCTGGCCGAAGGCCACCAGGTGGTGGTCCTGGACAACCTCTCTGCCGGCCGTCTGAAAAACCTGTCCCACCTCCACGATAGGAAGGGCCTGTCCGTCCACCAGGCGGACGTGGCGGACCTGGACAGTATCAGGCCCCTTTTTGAGGGGGTGGACTGGGTCTTCCACCTGGCCGCCCTGGCCGATATTGTGCCCTCCATTGTTTCCCCTCTGGCATACCACCGGGCCAATGTGTGGGGGACGGCGAGCGTCCTGGAGGCCTCCCGTGCGGCGAAGGTGAGGAGGTTTATCTATGCTGCCTCCTCTTCCTGCTACGGGTTACCCAAAATATTCCCCACCCCCGAGACGGCAGAAATCCAGCCCCAGTATCCCTATGCCCTGACCAAGTATGTCGGAGAGCAGTATGTCCTCCACTGGGGAAGGGTTTATGGACTGCCCGTCCTCTCCCTGCGCCTTTTCAATGTCTATGGGCCCCGCTCGCGGACCTCGGGGGCCTACGGGGCGGTCTTTGGGGTCTTCTTGGCCCAGAAGCTCCATGGGGAGCCTTTCACCGTGGTGGGGGACGGCACCCAGAGCCGGGACTTCACCTTTGTTAGCGATGTGGCGGAAGCCATGGTCATGGCGGCACGCTCGGACCTGAGGCAGGAGGCGCTGAATGTGGGCAGCGGCCAGACTCATAGTGTCAACCGCCTGGTGGAGCTTTTGGGCGGGCGGGTGGTCCATGTCCCCAAACGGCCGGGGGAACCTGACCGCACCCATGCCGATATATCCAAGATACAAAGTCTTCTGTGCTGGCAACCCAGGGTCTCCTTTGAAGACGGGGTGAGGGTCATGCTGGAGAACATTGAATACTGGCGGGAGGCCCCCCTCTGGACCCCCGAGACCATCGCTGAGGCCACCAGGGCCTGGTTCCAACACCTCTCAACCTAG